TGGCGCGAGCGTTGCAAGACTGTGATTTCGGCATCAGATATGGCACATGGTCTGAGTCTGTACTGCCGCAGCCGCGCCTGCAGACAGCCCATCTGGTTCCCTCGTCATCTCAGAGTTCTTCACTCACTCCTCGTCAACTAGTGAGAGTGAGTACTATTCGAACCAGCTGGGACTGCCAAGAGTGGCTCAGTCTGCACACCAGTCCTGTCGAGGACACGGACGAGGGAATGGGGCTGCTTGCCGCTACCACTGGCACGGTATGTGGTACAACGGCCTATACTGCCAACTTGATTACAAGGTATTGATGACATGCACATCAGGTGGACGCGAATTGCTAGAGGCCTACGTAAACCGAACACCGTCGTCTCGCGGTCTGTGGGAGCGCGCACGCAGACTATTCGCGGGCGGAGTGAATCACAACATTCGGACATTTGGGATGGTGACCGCTGGAGCATATCCGCCCTTCTTGAGCCACGGGAAGGGAAGTCACGTCTGGGACATTGACGGCAACGAGTATGTCGACTGGTGGATGACACACTATGCCGATATCTTGGGGCACAGTCATCCTGTGATCACCAAGGCCATCCGCGACCAGGCACAGAAGGCCGTGCACCTTGGTGGGCTCACCGGGACCCAGGTTGTGTTTGGCGAGGCCGTCAATGACGCCATTCCGATGCTCGAGCTCATGAGGTTCTGCACCACGGGGAGCGAGGCGACAATGTATGCTTCGGGTATTGCGAGAGTGTTCACAGGAAGACGCCTCATAGCCAAGGCGATTGGCGGCTGGCACGGAGGAAATGACACCCTTGCCTACCACATCAAGCACCCCTTCGCGGACGAGTCCCTAGTGGGAGGGGTCTCATTCGACTTCAACGACCGGGAGAGCGTGGACGCTATGCTGAAGACGCACGGTCATCAGCTTGCTGCAGTGATAGTCGAGCCCGTCCTTGGCGCGGGCGGCGCAATACCTCCTGAGGACCAGTTCCTGAACTACCTTAGAGAAGAGACTGAGAGCAGGGACATCCTACTGATATTCG
The sequence above is a segment of the Candidatus Thorarchaeota archaeon genome. Coding sequences within it:
- a CDS encoding aminotransferase class III-fold pyridoxal phosphate-dependent enzyme; amino-acid sequence: MLEAYVNRTPSSRGLWERARRLFAGGVNHNIRTFGMVTAGAYPPFLSHGKGSHVWDIDGNEYVDWWMTHYADILGHSHPVITKAIRDQAQKAVHLGGLTGTQVVFGEAVNDAIPMLELMRFCTTGSEATMYASGIARVFTGRRLIAKAIGGWHGGNDTLAYHIKHPFADESLVGGVSFDFNDRESVDAMLKTHGHQLAAVIVEPVLGAGGAIPPEDQFLNYLREETESRDILLIFDEIVTGFRLAYGDAGTKVFGVRPDLITLGKAAGGGMPLGVYGGREDVMRLAAPGTPGGRWVGGGTFSSHPLTMAAGTAALGELRRKSDDYRPFNRQGDLFREELNSVFQETGTPAIATGMGSIVFITVLRKRLEGTHLTGSRLGAAMDNQLQDVFQALLMHHGVLGYHGLGAMSFAHSRKDLDKTVEGVREAIDSLQKGLMAARSGAGQCP